From a region of the Candidatus Methylomirabilis tolerans genome:
- a CDS encoding glycosyltransferase family 4 protein, producing MPPKKLIYILNSYSSSDSSHFNHVPALLEALAARGIEVVLVIEKADSIPTFTDTNISVIRIKHRHSLSRFLELFMVITHLRRRGFMRTYVRIAAPAALIAALVYRLFGGQVFFWQSGTTIEFDSAQPMSLKKLKWYVVSSIPNSLARRLVHYFVTGPAYMVDYYSRVGGVKREKIRLLYNDVDIARFIPPVDRVVQKAAFLKAHGLKPDTVILLLVHRFSPVRRIARYLPNCLTHLRAVGLLNRVVVVVVGTGPELPFIQVEVQNLGIAERCLFLGSVPNREIQQMYAVADIFLHPSYNEGFPRVVLEAMAAGLPIVSTDAGGTRELMGDAQSRLVVSRDDPHAFAVCLERMINDPGLGELLGRENQKHVERFSTVNVAAMYDEVLFA from the coding sequence ATGCCGCCTAAGAAATTAATCTACATTCTGAATAGTTATTCATCAAGCGACTCTTCACACTTCAACCATGTGCCGGCATTGCTTGAAGCGTTGGCCGCGCGTGGAATTGAAGTTGTGTTGGTTATTGAGAAAGCGGATTCCATCCCCACATTTACCGATACGAATATCAGTGTCATTCGAATCAAGCATCGTCACAGCCTTAGCCGCTTTCTGGAATTATTTATGGTGATTACACATTTACGGCGCCGCGGCTTTATGCGAACTTATGTCCGAATTGCCGCGCCGGCAGCGCTTATTGCGGCATTGGTGTATCGGCTTTTCGGCGGACAAGTCTTTTTCTGGCAAAGCGGTACTACCATAGAATTCGATTCAGCCCAACCGATGTCTCTGAAAAAACTGAAATGGTACGTAGTTTCATCTATCCCGAATTCCTTAGCGCGCCGGCTTGTCCACTACTTCGTCACGGGACCGGCTTACATGGTCGATTATTATTCGCGCGTTGGCGGCGTTAAGAGAGAAAAAATTCGCCTGCTGTACAATGACGTTGATATTGCCCGCTTTATCCCCCCAGTCGATCGCGTTGTCCAAAAGGCAGCTTTTTTAAAGGCGCACGGTTTAAAGCCGGATACCGTGATTTTACTGTTGGTGCATCGGTTCTCGCCCGTTAGGCGTATTGCTCGTTATCTTCCCAATTGTTTGACTCACTTACGTGCTGTAGGGTTACTCAATCGCGTCGTTGTTGTTGTTGTTGGAACTGGTCCGGAATTACCGTTTATCCAGGTGGAGGTTCAAAACCTTGGTATTGCCGAACGATGCCTCTTTCTGGGAAGTGTACCGAATCGTGAAATCCAACAGATGTATGCCGTGGCAGACATCTTCCTTCATCCGAGCTACAACGAAGGCTTCCCTCGCGTGGTCCTGGAAGCAATGGCGGCGGGGTTGCCCATTGTCTCCACCGATGCCGGTGGGACTCGTGAATTAATGGGCGATGCTCAGTCACGCCTCGTCGTCTCAAGGGATGATCCTCATGCTTTTGCTGTCTGCCTTGAAAGAATGATCAATGATCCCGGATTAGGAGAGCTGCTGGGACGGGAAAATCAGAAACATGTAGAGAGGTTTTCAACGGTAAATGTTGCGGCGATGTATGACGAGGTGCTCTTTGCATGA
- a CDS encoding glycosyltransferase, whose protein sequence is MRATCLFHISGNQYPPLPARHHTTRIWDELSKGFDEYHVIARGKGNRYIHSVARSIHLHLLPAFGTRTWPFFFVSWALPWLVLRYKPTHLLVQCPVLGGLAAAFCSKVFRIPLFVELHGAHYFAPVKPGWKSVIEHVIYRKLSSITFGASTRVRSLSEQMNEYILRAYGESVARKAMVIPNRVDLDIFRYHKDAYAIGDMVRIITVGSFSKLKNHCELIRDLYKIGISFHLTIVGAGSLKEKYAAIANQLSICDRLEIIESLDHQSLATLLPKHDIYIHYALSEGVPRAVLEAMAAGLPVVATHVGFIGGILRNGENAIVIEKPYADGLMKAVRLLVESGDLRKRLGIAARHTIETRFEWSRVFERYRSAIRSMHEIEQ, encoded by the coding sequence ATGAGAGCTACCTGTTTGTTTCATATTAGTGGCAACCAGTATCCTCCGCTCCCTGCGAGGCATCACACCACCAGAATCTGGGATGAACTATCAAAGGGGTTTGATGAATACCATGTAATTGCCCGCGGGAAAGGTAATCGGTACATCCACAGTGTTGCGCGATCAATACATCTGCATTTGCTGCCGGCTTTCGGGACGCGAACGTGGCCGTTCTTTTTCGTTAGCTGGGCGTTGCCGTGGTTGGTGCTCAGATACAAGCCGACTCATTTGCTCGTCCAATGTCCGGTTCTCGGTGGATTAGCTGCGGCCTTCTGCTCGAAAGTCTTTCGTATACCGCTGTTCGTTGAGCTTCACGGGGCTCATTATTTTGCGCCTGTCAAACCCGGCTGGAAGAGTGTCATAGAGCACGTAATCTATCGTAAACTTTCCAGCATCACTTTTGGGGCGTCAACGCGAGTGCGTAGTCTGTCCGAACAGATGAATGAATACATCTTACGGGCTTACGGGGAATCGGTCGCCAGAAAGGCCATGGTGATTCCCAATCGCGTGGACCTTGACATATTCCGTTATCACAAAGACGCCTATGCGATAGGTGATATGGTGCGCATAATAACGGTCGGAAGTTTCTCAAAACTTAAAAACCACTGTGAGCTTATCAGGGACTTATACAAAATCGGCATCAGTTTTCATCTGACGATTGTCGGCGCTGGTTCTCTAAAAGAAAAGTACGCCGCAATCGCTAATCAATTATCGATATGTGACCGATTAGAAATTATCGAGAGTCTCGATCATCAATCTCTGGCGACGTTACTCCCAAAGCACGACATCTACATTCATTACGCCCTATCAGAGGGCGTTCCGCGAGCCGTATTGGAGGCAATGGCGGCTGGCTTGCCCGTGGTGGCCACACATGTCGGTTTTATCGGAGGGATATTGCGCAACGGAGAGAATGCCATTGTCATTGAGAAGCCTTACGCTGACGGTCTCATGAAAGCCGTCAGATTGCTTGTTGAGTCGGGAGATCTGCGTAAAAGGCTGGGGATTGCCGCACGTCATACAATCGAAACTCGGTTCGAATGGAGTCGTGTGTTTGAACGGTATCGCTCTGCTATCAGATCCATGCATGAGATTGAGCAATAG
- a CDS encoding glycosyltransferase family 4 protein has product MEKHVLRLTEEQRRLGHEVTIAFNSGQASSLNDIRVLPWVNLRTIRPQAVRDLCFYSHLISKISAQGSRFDIVHVHGDWSAFLFGRLVARAASARTLIGSLHGAARQGKWRAMYRFALNGYSMVYATGSREAQYIGSLTGRPVRWQHSGIDAVLFTNDISETPNRTIDVVSAGSFVPCKNYELVVEVACAMPNVTFLLIGDGPRRCAIEAQCRRRGISNITFAGHLPPADVAQQLRHARIYLQTSLSEGTPTALLEGMACGLAVITSQSNDYEELIQPGQNGFVIEGFRAEPYVRRIQELLGNENRLHEIARRNSKQALRYGWSDVAKRITEWSMPDAIDQGR; this is encoded by the coding sequence ATGGAAAAGCATGTTCTCCGTCTGACGGAGGAACAGAGGCGTTTGGGTCATGAGGTGACCATAGCGTTCAATAGCGGGCAGGCCTCATCCCTGAACGATATTCGCGTGTTGCCATGGGTGAATCTTCGCACTATCAGGCCGCAAGCTGTTCGTGATCTGTGTTTTTATTCACATCTAATCTCGAAAATTTCAGCACAGGGGTCCCGTTTTGATATTGTCCATGTTCATGGTGATTGGAGTGCATTTCTTTTTGGCCGATTGGTGGCGCGTGCAGCAAGCGCGCGTACACTGATTGGAAGCCTTCATGGCGCGGCCAGACAAGGAAAATGGCGCGCTATGTATCGCTTTGCATTAAACGGCTATTCAATGGTTTATGCGACAGGATCTCGTGAGGCTCAGTATATCGGATCATTAACCGGACGGCCCGTCCGTTGGCAACACAGTGGAATCGACGCCGTCCTTTTCACTAACGATATTTCTGAGACGCCTAATCGAACCATTGATGTTGTCAGTGCCGGTAGTTTCGTCCCATGCAAGAATTATGAGTTGGTTGTTGAGGTAGCTTGCGCGATGCCGAATGTCACATTTCTGCTGATCGGCGACGGGCCTCGACGGTGTGCGATTGAAGCTCAGTGTCGGCGTCGTGGCATTTCAAATATCACTTTTGCGGGACATCTGCCCCCCGCCGATGTCGCCCAACAGTTGAGGCACGCTCGAATTTATCTACAGACTTCATTATCCGAAGGTACGCCAACAGCGTTATTAGAGGGCATGGCCTGTGGATTAGCCGTGATCACCTCACAATCCAACGATTATGAGGAGTTGATCCAACCTGGGCAAAACGGGTTTGTTATCGAAGGATTTCGGGCCGAGCCCTATGTCCGGCGAATTCAGGAACTTCTGGGCAACGAGAACAGGCTTCATGAGATTGCTCGCCGCAATAGTAAGCAGGCTCTGCGGTATGGCTGGTCGGATGTTGCAAAACGAATTACGGAATGGAGCATGCCTGATGCCATCGATCAAGGTAGATAA
- a CDS encoding glycosyltransferase: protein MPSIKVDKACDRMTVLQLVTGLGVGGAERVVIEMAGRLTNQHCSSVVVALNSDCGLMKQYDNVDFHVIPLGMRKNPWSFIKAAVELIKIIRREKVSLIHAHMFHALCLGVVCKIALPGVKLIFTSHNTKGFSRLRRIFIRITKALRDVDVLFMTGQHPEMNAARTLVIPNGVQVGLVNTINMRDAKSRRVFLFVGRLEPPKDPVALIRAFAAMRHKDCDLWMAGDGVLRRQVEREIGAFGLNDRVRLLGIRHDISQLLEQADCFVMSSRWEGLPVAILEAGAAALPVVAPPVGAIPALIDDDCGYLVDVSELSSALDAVMDNYADASRRGKRLRNKIVSKFTLDQTSRAHADLYRSVLK from the coding sequence ATGCCATCGATCAAGGTAGATAAGGCGTGCGATAGAATGACGGTGCTTCAGCTTGTCACCGGTCTGGGTGTGGGTGGTGCGGAGCGCGTTGTAATCGAGATGGCAGGGCGACTCACGAATCAGCATTGCAGTTCCGTGGTTGTTGCTCTCAATAGCGACTGCGGGCTCATGAAACAGTACGACAACGTGGATTTTCATGTCATTCCCCTTGGGATGCGCAAGAACCCCTGGTCATTCATTAAGGCGGCAGTCGAATTGATAAAGATAATACGCCGTGAAAAAGTTTCGCTCATTCACGCGCATATGTTCCACGCATTGTGTCTTGGTGTAGTCTGCAAAATAGCTTTGCCGGGTGTGAAGCTGATATTCACGAGCCACAACACCAAAGGTTTTTCGCGGCTGCGACGCATATTCATCCGCATAACGAAAGCGTTGCGTGATGTCGATGTGCTTTTTATGACCGGGCAACATCCTGAGATGAATGCGGCACGGACTCTGGTGATTCCAAATGGCGTTCAGGTGGGTCTCGTCAATACCATCAATATGAGAGATGCCAAAAGTCGGCGAGTGTTTCTATTTGTCGGTCGGCTTGAGCCGCCGAAAGATCCTGTCGCACTTATCCGTGCATTTGCTGCCATGCGGCATAAAGACTGCGACCTCTGGATGGCCGGTGATGGTGTCCTGCGGCGACAAGTAGAACGAGAGATCGGGGCTTTTGGTCTTAATGATCGTGTGCGGCTATTGGGAATTCGTCATGATATATCTCAACTGCTTGAACAGGCTGATTGCTTTGTCATGTCGTCGCGCTGGGAAGGGTTACCCGTTGCCATCCTTGAAGCGGGTGCAGCAGCCTTGCCTGTTGTCGCGCCCCCGGTCGGCGCGATTCCCGCGTTGATTGATGACGATTGCGGTTATTTGGTTGACGTGTCTGAGCTTTCAAGTGCGCTCGACGCCGTGATGGACAATTACGCCGATGCCAGCAGGCGCGGGAAACGACTCCGAAATAAGATTGTCAGCAAATTCACCTTGGATCAAACATCCCGTGCTCACGCCGATCTTTATAGGAGTGTGCTTAAATAG
- a CDS encoding class I SAM-dependent methyltransferase, whose translation MRVITCPRPSKAGKLYGVVDAFPGIWSGKVLDVGCRSGAFREALHRYYPKVKYVGLDLCSGADTIADLGKGLPFGCAVFDVVVALDVLEHTDNIHRALEELCWVAGRFVVITLPNLYELKTRMRILLGHPVSGKYGLPVERPRDRHRWFFSFDEARTFITHSAKIGGFSILDEGCLIGPRRAARGVGELAVSRFPNLLSPWYVALLQRNTAIGS comes from the coding sequence ATGAGGGTCATCACGTGTCCACGGCCGAGTAAAGCCGGCAAGCTCTACGGTGTCGTTGATGCTTTCCCAGGTATTTGGAGTGGAAAGGTCTTAGACGTTGGATGTCGCTCGGGCGCTTTTAGGGAAGCGCTTCACCGGTATTACCCGAAGGTTAAGTACGTTGGGTTGGATCTTTGCTCTGGCGCAGACACTATCGCTGATTTAGGGAAGGGATTGCCATTCGGATGTGCTGTTTTTGACGTAGTCGTTGCTCTGGATGTCCTGGAACACACGGACAATATACACAGGGCTCTGGAGGAGTTGTGTTGGGTAGCTGGTCGGTTTGTTGTCATCACATTGCCCAATCTCTATGAGTTGAAGACCAGGATGAGAATCTTGCTTGGACATCCGGTTTCCGGGAAGTACGGCTTGCCTGTCGAGCGACCGCGAGATCGGCACCGTTGGTTTTTCTCCTTCGATGAAGCCAGAACTTTTATTACTCATTCAGCAAAAATAGGTGGCTTCTCAATTTTAGACGAGGGATGTTTGATTGGGCCTCGCCGTGCGGCCCGTGGGGTTGGAGAGCTTGCGGTGAGCAGGTTTCCGAACTTATTGTCGCCTTGGTACGTTGCCCTGTTGCAACGGAATACGGCGATTGGTTCATGA
- a CDS encoding class I SAM-dependent methyltransferase has protein sequence MKVVRFHGREDKLALSWETLSNYMSGSVLDVGCDEKYLAAFVKNYVGVGIGGNPDLIVNVEDGLPFKDKSFDTTVAFDVLEHLDDIHYGFDELCRVAKRYIIVGLPNMYEWRFRLMFLLGKRLSGKYGLPTNAPVDRHRWVFSLTEAQSFIRHRGLHNGCEVRQEIIGYYKYRRTAASVTTALGRSLGHLGANLFAYNYWAVLERSPVSDGSEA, from the coding sequence ATGAAAGTCGTGCGATTTCATGGTCGAGAAGACAAGTTAGCCCTTAGCTGGGAAACGCTTTCGAATTACATGAGCGGAAGCGTCTTAGACGTCGGATGTGATGAAAAATATCTTGCAGCTTTTGTTAAAAATTACGTAGGTGTTGGTATAGGTGGGAACCCCGATTTAATAGTAAATGTGGAAGATGGGCTTCCTTTTAAAGACAAGAGCTTTGATACTACGGTTGCTTTTGACGTTCTCGAACATCTCGATGATATTCACTACGGTTTTGATGAGCTGTGCAGGGTTGCAAAGCGATATATCATTGTTGGCCTTCCCAACATGTATGAATGGCGCTTCCGCCTCATGTTTTTGTTGGGAAAGCGACTATCAGGAAAATACGGTTTGCCCACTAATGCTCCTGTGGATCGACACCGCTGGGTTTTCTCGCTTACGGAAGCTCAATCATTTATCCGGCACCGAGGATTGCACAATGGGTGTGAGGTTCGCCAAGAAATCATCGGGTACTATAAGTATAGGCGGACCGCAGCTTCCGTCACAACCGCTTTAGGTAGAAGCTTGGGACACTTAGGGGCGAATCTATTTGCTTACAATTACTGGGCCGTCTTGGAACGTAGCCCAGTGTCTGATGGATCGGAAGCTTGA
- a CDS encoding glycosyltransferase yields MTEIVIDRETGLLAESGSPEAFAHAIAWLLKHPNEAQEMGKRGLERVQNCFSAERMGAETVSLYEDVLSQPGRHEGAGARREAICR; encoded by the coding sequence TTGACAGAGATCGTGATCGATCGTGAAACGGGCTTATTAGCTGAGTCGGGCAGTCCAGAGGCGTTCGCCCATGCCATCGCTTGGCTTTTGAAGCATCCAAACGAGGCCCAGGAGATGGGAAAGCGGGGTTTGGAACGCGTACAGAATTGCTTTTCCGCTGAAAGAATGGGAGCAGAAACCGTGTCACTGTATGAGGACGTACTCTCCCAACCGGGAAGACATGAAGGAGCAGGGGCGAGACGAGAAGCCATCTGCCGGTAG
- a CDS encoding glycosyltransferase family 4 protein — protein sequence MKEQGRDEKPSAGSERAIRVVRVIARLIIGGPTTHVVNLHTGMDPHSFAQVLATGLENPGEGSLLDETLARGVKPIVIPAMVAEASFKFRDMLALWKLHRLIRREQPDIVHTHTAKAGFLGRVAARLAGVPVVIHTYHGHILHGYYGPVTTGILRGMEKMLARITDCIIAVSEQVKTELVAYGVAPSEKIRVIPLGFDLDPFLDCAVHRGEFRRELGLDDEARMVGIVGRLVAIKSHRLFLQAAALVIAKEPAARFVIVGDGVLRPKVEQQAFALGIADRVLFTGWRRDLPHIYADLDALALSSDNEGTPVSVIEAMAAGCPVVATRVGGVPDLITDGETGFLVPPSDAQALAAAILRVLRDQEAAGRMGRTARAFVRQRFTTKRLITDMERLYLELVNGQDQPLS from the coding sequence ATGAAGGAGCAGGGGCGAGACGAGAAGCCATCTGCCGGTAGTGAGCGAGCAATCCGTGTGGTCCGCGTTATTGCTAGGCTCATCATCGGCGGCCCGACTACGCATGTCGTGAACCTCCACACCGGGATGGATCCACATAGCTTTGCGCAGGTGCTTGCCACTGGCCTTGAGAATCCCGGTGAGGGTTCCCTGCTTGATGAGACTCTTGCGCGTGGCGTGAAGCCCATTGTCATTCCGGCAATGGTCGCGGAGGCGAGCTTCAAGTTCCGAGATATGTTGGCCTTATGGAAACTTCACCGCCTCATCCGTCGTGAGCAGCCCGATATTGTTCATACCCACACCGCCAAGGCTGGCTTCCTGGGACGCGTGGCGGCGCGACTGGCCGGTGTTCCGGTGGTAATCCACACCTACCACGGTCACATCCTCCATGGATACTATGGACCCGTTACGACCGGGATTTTGCGCGGCATGGAGAAGATGCTGGCCCGTATCACCGACTGCATCATCGCGGTCAGTGAGCAGGTGAAAACGGAGTTAGTGGCCTATGGTGTTGCCCCTTCGGAGAAAATTCGTGTTATCCCATTAGGTTTTGACCTGGACCCATTTTTGGATTGCGCCGTTCACCGTGGGGAGTTTCGCCGCGAACTTGGCCTCGACGATGAGGCCAGGATGGTGGGGATCGTGGGGCGTCTCGTTGCTATTAAGAGTCATCGACTCTTCCTGCAGGCGGCCGCCCTGGTGATCGCGAAAGAACCCGCTGCTCGGTTCGTTATCGTTGGCGATGGTGTGTTGCGCCCGAAGGTGGAGCAACAGGCTTTCGCGTTAGGTATCGCTGATCGGGTCCTGTTCACCGGGTGGCGCCGGGATCTGCCCCATATCTATGCCGACCTGGACGCTCTGGCGCTTTCCTCCGACAATGAGGGCACGCCGGTATCGGTTATCGAGGCGATGGCAGCCGGCTGTCCGGTGGTCGCCACGCGCGTTGGCGGTGTGCCTGATCTAATTACTGATGGTGAGACCGGCTTCCTCGTGCCCCCTAGCGATGCACAGGCTCTGGCCGCTGCCATTCTACGGGTGCTTCGAGACCAGGAGGCCGCCGGTCGAATGGGTCGAACTGCTCGGGCCTTTGTCCGGCAACGTTTTACCACGAAGCGCCTCATCACTGACATGGAACGGTTATACCTTGAGCTTGTGAACGGTCAGGATCAACCGTTATCCTAG
- a CDS encoding mechanosensitive ion channel family protein, with translation MTIPPIELIIDLLIRYGFQVLGAIIVLAAGLLVARWIGNVVRAWTSRQQIEPPVRMLLVRIVRVVVILLTVVVVLGNLGIQMSPFLAGIGVAGLGIGLALQGVLSNIVAGLTIIFTKPYRVGEYIELAAEQGEVHMIDLFSTTLIHPDLSKVVIPNRKIVGEILHNFGTMRQLNLKVGVAYGTDLNNTMGLVRQVLDGSAYVLKEPIPLVGISMLGESAIVISVRPWVKVDDYETAQAELYQTIVERFHDGRIAIPLPQREVRLVSGS, from the coding sequence ATGACCATACCGCCGATAGAACTCATCATCGACCTCTTGATCCGTTACGGGTTTCAGGTTCTAGGGGCCATTATTGTCCTGGCGGCTGGTCTACTCGTAGCGCGATGGATCGGGAACGTCGTTCGCGCATGGACCTCGCGTCAGCAGATTGAGCCTCCAGTCAGAATGTTGCTCGTCCGCATTGTCCGTGTGGTGGTCATTCTCCTCACGGTCGTGGTGGTGCTTGGTAACCTGGGAATCCAGATGTCACCCTTTCTCGCCGGCATCGGCGTGGCCGGACTCGGCATCGGGCTGGCGCTCCAGGGCGTCCTGAGCAACATCGTTGCGGGCCTGACTATCATCTTTACAAAACCGTATCGTGTCGGCGAGTACATCGAACTGGCCGCGGAGCAGGGTGAGGTCCACATGATCGATCTCTTTTCAACGACGCTCATTCATCCGGATCTGTCGAAGGTCGTCATTCCCAACCGCAAGATCGTTGGAGAGATCCTGCACAACTTTGGGACCATGCGACAACTGAACCTAAAGGTAGGCGTCGCGTACGGCACGGACCTGAACAATACGATGGGTCTCGTACGACAGGTACTTGATGGCAGCGCATACGTGCTGAAGGAGCCGATCCCTTTAGTAGGTATCAGTATGCTCGGTGAGTCGGCCATCGTCATCTCGGTCCGTCCGTGGGTCAAGGTCGACGATTACGAGACCGCCCAGGCAGAGCTGTACCAGACAATTGTGGAGCGATTCCATGACGGTCGCATTGCCATCCCGCTTCCGCAGCGGGAAGTGCGTCTGGTGTCCGGATCATGA